The following are from one region of the Edaphobacter acidisoli genome:
- a CDS encoding DUF4337 domain-containing protein — MEAHEIQEFAEQMKESGEGESLKVISLAISILAVLVAMVTVIGHRTHTDAMLFQTRAADQWNEYQAQKIRMSSFTLAVDQLDLQSPLSTAAAAKRNEYEHHIEKWTADLAVEQKRAEVLDESVEHAESRATRYDLGEALLQIAVVLCSVTLFTRNHAYFMFGLGVAAIGIVVSCTALFVH, encoded by the coding sequence ATGGAAGCGCACGAGATCCAAGAGTTCGCAGAGCAGATGAAGGAGTCGGGCGAAGGCGAGTCGCTGAAGGTCATCTCGCTGGCTATCTCGATTCTGGCTGTGCTGGTGGCGATGGTGACGGTCATCGGCCACCGGACCCACACCGATGCGATGTTGTTCCAGACGCGGGCTGCGGATCAATGGAACGAGTATCAGGCACAGAAGATTCGCATGAGCAGCTTCACGCTTGCGGTGGACCAGCTCGATCTGCAATCGCCGCTCTCAACCGCTGCTGCCGCCAAGCGTAACGAGTACGAACACCACATCGAGAAGTGGACCGCGGACCTGGCAGTTGAACAGAAAAGGGCCGAGGTGCTGGATGAGTCGGTCGAGCATGCTGAGTCTCGCGCGACTCGCTACGATCTCGGCGAAGCTTTGCTGCAGATTGCGGTCGTGCTGTGCTCGGTGACGCTGTTTACGCGCAATCACGCTTACTTCATGTTTGGCCTTGGCGTTGCGGCAATCGGGATTGTGGTCTCGTGCACGGCGCTGTTTGTGCACTGA
- a CDS encoding Gfo/Idh/MocA family protein, with protein MAEMDRRDFVKTSAVATGLLLLKSKAAFGYEANSAVRLGLLGCGNRGTAVASAFAKNGARIAALGDIFPDKLAKGKEHFDQLNATLGQPAIEDSLLFHGPDSFKQMAHAKDVDMVLIATPPWFHVEHLDTIVDAGKHVYCEKPVGVDIAQAKHALEIGKRVKDRLSVDVGFEVRSAPPIAAVIEKVKGGALGKLASITGTYFAPASTEKPVVGTSHDEWRLRNWLWDRALSGDILVEQNIHIIDLCNWVLGAHPLKATATGGRNILTHPGDCWDNYQVVYTYPNDVHVSFSSVQFSNPGFNAGIQIFGANGMAEAPYAGAVRIVGDTPWNWGDAASAQAQGKFAANGAFGDNLAQADHEKTRTFLESITSGRFHNQIAAGVDSALSCMLGRMAGYTARETTWQDLLTHGETYPLGMNISQFA; from the coding sequence ATGGCGGAGATGGATCGGCGGGACTTTGTCAAAACCAGCGCAGTTGCAACCGGACTTCTGCTCTTGAAGTCGAAGGCAGCATTTGGCTACGAAGCAAACTCAGCCGTTCGCCTGGGCCTGCTTGGCTGCGGCAACCGCGGCACGGCCGTTGCGAGCGCGTTTGCAAAGAACGGCGCACGCATCGCCGCGCTCGGCGATATCTTTCCAGACAAGCTCGCCAAGGGCAAGGAGCACTTTGACCAACTGAACGCTACACTCGGCCAGCCCGCGATAGAAGACAGCCTCCTGTTCCACGGCCCTGACTCATTCAAGCAGATGGCCCACGCGAAAGATGTAGACATGGTGCTGATCGCGACGCCGCCCTGGTTCCACGTCGAACACCTCGACACCATCGTCGATGCAGGCAAGCACGTCTACTGCGAAAAGCCCGTCGGCGTAGACATAGCCCAGGCAAAGCACGCGCTCGAAATCGGCAAGCGCGTCAAAGACCGTCTCAGCGTCGATGTAGGCTTCGAGGTCCGCAGCGCCCCGCCGATAGCCGCCGTCATCGAAAAGGTAAAGGGCGGCGCGCTCGGAAAACTCGCGTCCATCACCGGCACCTACTTCGCGCCCGCATCGACAGAAAAGCCCGTCGTCGGCACCTCACACGACGAGTGGCGCCTCCGCAACTGGCTCTGGGACCGCGCACTCTCCGGCGACATTCTCGTCGAGCAGAACATCCACATCATCGACCTCTGCAACTGGGTGCTTGGCGCGCATCCGCTCAAGGCCACAGCCACCGGAGGCCGCAACATCCTCACCCATCCCGGCGACTGCTGGGACAACTACCAGGTCGTCTACACCTACCCCAACGACGTCCACGTCAGCTTCTCGTCCGTCCAGTTCAGCAACCCCGGCTTCAACGCAGGCATCCAGATCTTCGGCGCAAACGGCATGGCCGAAGCCCCATACGCGGGCGCGGTTCGCATCGTTGGTGATACGCCGTGGAACTGGGGTGACGCGGCAAGCGCTCAAGCGCAAGGCAAGTTCGCCGCCAATGGAGCCTTCGGCGACAACCTCGCCCAGGCCGACCACGAGAAGACGCGCACCTTCCTCGAAAGCATCACCTCAGGCCGCTTCCACAACCAGATCGCCGCCGGCGTCGACAGCGCTCTGAGCTGCATGCTCGGCCGCATGGCCGGCTACACCGCGCGCGAAACAACGTGGCAAGACCTGCTGACACACGGAGAGACCTACCCGCTGGGCATGAATATCAGCCAATTCGCATAG